A genomic window from Carassius auratus strain Wakin unplaced genomic scaffold, ASM336829v1 scaf_tig00028952, whole genome shotgun sequence includes:
- the LOC113079660 gene encoding fucolectin-4-like: MAIRVILLLTLFTGLCVANLKGNLAFNARVVQSSLGNSQGAAEHAVDGNRDANYAKGSCTLTKAEFNPWWRADLGNVYSISNVSITNRGDCCKERLRGAQIRIGNSLENNGNNNDLAATVLTVPNGTVTFVFEPVNGRYVNIFLPGNDEILTLCEVEVFAEKDKPLYTCGPRNLALGGKAVQSTTNSGLGVAQNAIDGNRQSIYALGSCSVTNGDKDPWWRVDLLDVYRVTRVSITNRGDCCEKRIEGVQIRIGNSLENNGNNNLLVVTVGPIPLGDTKTFEFKPVSGRYVNLIVPGRNEYLTLCEVEVYAD; the protein is encoded by the exons ATGGCCATACGTGTGATTTtgttactaacactttttactggGCTGTGTGTTGCTAATTTGAAAG GGAATCTTGCTTTTAATGCCAGGGTGGTGCAGTCCTCCTTAGGAAACTCACAGGGAGCTGCTGAACACGCAGTAGACGGAAACAGAGATGCAAATTACGCGAAGGGCTCATGCACCCTCACTAAAGCGGAGTTTAACCCATGGTGGAGAGCTGACCTTGGAAATGTCTACAGTATAAGCAATGTTTCTATCACTAATCGTGGAGACTGTTGCAAAGAACGACTCCGAGGAGCTCAGATTCGCATTGGTAACAGTCTGGAGAACAACGGAAACAACAATGACCT GGCTGCAACTGTTCTTACTGTTCCTAATGGAACAGTAACGTTTGTGTTTGAGCCGGTTAACGGACGATATGTCAACATATTTTTACCTGGGAACGATGAAATCCTTACTCTGTGTGAAGTCGAGGTGTTTGCAG AAAAGGACAAACCATTGTACACTTGTGGTCCAA GGAATCTTGCTCTTGGAGGCAAAGCTGTTCAGTCCACTACAAACAGTGGATTAGGAGTTGCTCAAAATGCTATCGATGGTAACAGACAGTCAATTTACGCGCTCGGGTCATGCAGTGTGACTAACGGGGACAAGGACCCCTGGTGGAGAGTTGACCTGCTGGACGTCTACAGGGTAACCAGGGTTAGCATCACTAATCGTGGAGACTGCTGTGAAAAGAGGATCGAGGGTGTTCAGATCCGTATCGGAAACAGCCTGGAGAATAACGGCAACAATAATCTCCT GGTTGTGACTGTTGGGCCCATCCCACTCGGAGACACAAAAACATTTGAGTTTAAGCCTGTTAGCGGGCGATACGTCAACCTTATTGTGCCTGGACGCAATGAATACCTCACTCTGTGTGAAGTTGAGGTTTATGCAG ATTAA
- the LOC113079648 gene encoding serine/threonine-protein kinase Nek3-like — translation MGSNQSVLKDKGYTIVSEEENKTLLKNESGDQFVIKKLNANQDDVSNFLEKLKHPHIVQHKETIKDDDCLHLVMEVCEGGDLTHKIYHEKERTVAFSESVFFTACGTIHLGEFGKIHEWSNDAQTTKTEALSYVPPEILSNRPYDDKSEIWSLGCIIYEMCMQKCAFSGRNTVEIISKILSCSYKALPGTFSEDLRQLVKETLQVNPANRPSVSEILMRPFIIKHLYEKVKTPEEAKVSLKVLEELADGLETVHYNTTVGSLTGGVVGLAGGITSIVGLILTPFTLGASLIVTGVGIGVAVAGGVTAGVSNVTKMVNQLSNRQKIKMIIAELQEKIASISCCIQIIQIAVEIEQMRLNNSRISLSNAQSDENLFASAGARPGRGLGGIPELIRLAEVASIGKVAAQTARSVRVAEAATGVLSGLFVAVD, via the exons ATGGGGAGCAATCAGTCAGTTCTAAAAGACAAAGGCTACACAATAGTGAGTGAAGAAGAgaataaaacactgttgaaaaatGAAAGTGGTGATCAGTTTGTCATTAAAAAGCTGAACGCTAACCAG gATGATGTATCAAATTTTCTCGAAAAGCTCAAACATCCGCACATAGTTCAGCATAAGGAAACCATCAAAg ATGATGACTGTCTGCATCTTGTAATGGAGGTCTGTGAGGGTGGAGATCTAACTCACAAAATCTATCATGAAAAGGAAAGAACTGTTGCATTTTCTGAG AGTGTATTTTTCACTGCATGTGGAACCATTCATCTGGGAGAATTTGGAAAGATTCATGAATG GTCCAATGATGcacaaacaacaaaaactgaAGCTCTCTCATACGTTCCTCCTGAGATTTTAAGCAACAGACCTTATGATGACAAATc TGAAATCTGGAGTCTGGGCTGTATCATCTATGAGATGTGCATGCAGAAGTGTGCT TTTTCAGGAAGAAACACAGTTGAGATTATTTCAAAGATACTGAGCTGCTCCTACAAAGCTCTGCCAGGTACCTTCTCTGAGGACCTTCGTCAGCTGGTAAAAGAAACACTTCAGGTTAATCCAGCGAATCGACCGTCTGTCAGTGAGATCTTGATGAGGCCTTTCATTATTAAACACCTTTATGAAAAGGtaa AGACACCTGAAGAGGCTAAAGTCAGTCTAAAGGTACTGGAAGAGCTGGCTGATGGTTTGGAGACAGTCCACTACAACACAACGGTTGGCAGTCTCACAGGAGGAGTAGTAGGTCTGGCTGGAGGAATCACATCTATTGTTGGACTTATTCTCACTCCTTTCACTCTCGGAGCCTCTCTGATTGTAACAGGAGTGGGAATCGGTGTGGCTGTCGCTGGTGGAGTCACAGCTGGTGTGAGCAATGTAACAAAGATGGTTAACCAGCTTTCAAACCGCCAAAAGATCAAAATGATTATTGCAGAGTTACAAGAAAAAATTGCCTCCATAAGCTGCTGCATCCAAATCATCCAAATAGCAGTGGAAATTGAACAAATGAGATTAAACAATAGCAGAATATCATTGTCCAATGCACAGTCTGATGAGAATCTGTTTGCAAGTGCTGGAGCTCGACCTGGACGAGGGCTGGGAGGGATTCCAGAGCTCATACGTTTAGCTGAAGTCGCAAGTATTGGGAAAGTTGCAGCTCAGACCGCAAGATCTGTTCGTGTGGCTGAAGCAGCTACAGGGGTTCTGTCTGGACTTTTTGTAGCTGTTGATTAA